From Vibrio artabrorum, a single genomic window includes:
- a CDS encoding IS66 family insertion sequence element accessory protein TnpB: protein MSEQYESSNNTQRVSSSTFFAKRRQLQPANQSESVGFVRAEIIEKTTKYQAQIATANMTLLINDVELSIPQGPPVTYLVELITAS, encoded by the coding sequence CTGTCTGAACAATATGAAAGCAGCAATAACACACAGCGCGTGAGTTCATCCACGTTCTTCGCCAAGCGGCGTCAACTCCAACCAGCAAACCAATCGGAATCTGTCGGATTTGTTAGAGCCGAAATTATCGAAAAGACAACGAAGTATCAGGCGCAGATAGCTACGGCTAACATGACACTTCTCATCAATGATGTGGAGCTGAGTATTCCTCAAGGCCCGCCAGTAACCTATCTTGTTGAACTCATTACAGCATCATAG